The window CAAGatcaaaggaagaaaattgcaCCAATACCATTTGATCTGTTCATCTCTCTTCTATCTTTCTCACCAGGAATACATACAAAGAAAAGAGGGGCGTAAATGGTTATTGCAAATGCAGATTCAATCGAAGCTAAATCCCAAATGTTAAAACTGTAGCCAtgaatttgaatagaaaaaggcaaaaggagCTGCACTGTTGAAAGTGTCCTTATTGAGCATAcccaggaaaaggaaaattgggcACATTAAAAGTTGTTCAATTTTCAGAATTCAGGCGATTTTGCGCAGAGAGAGAATCAACATCCCACTCTAGACCACCACACAAAGCCATTTACTTCTCCTCAGCATCGACCGCCTCTTGCCTTTGTGGCTTCCCGCTGTTTTTGTCTTCTCAACACATGCTTCTGCATCTGCGCAGTCCTTTTCCTGAAACCAGTCAACGTTATTACCGAGCTGAGCCTTAGTATAATGTCAAAATTGCCAGGTCAAATTCATGAAGCTAATGTTGCTATGGTATCTGCAGCTCACTTGTGTTGAGAATGGATGTGGGTTCTCTCGTCCATGTTCCTTCGAATCCACACTCTCTGTGGCTACCACAGCCAATTCCGGAGTGTGCTGATTGACATTTTCAGCTGTTGTCTGGACGACAGAATAGCTTGACTTTGAAACGTTTCCAACTCCGATCTCTAGGCTCAACTATGACCAACGAAGAGCTATAATCAGCTATTAGCTCTTTAAACAATATTAGCATTTCCAAATCAGATAAGTGCCAAGGAAAAATAACTCAGGAGCCAGAGTTAGGGCATGAACTTAAAAGTCATTCGCAGAACCTGTAAGACTCGGTCCTCGAGCATTGCCACTCGATCCATCAACGTCCCTTTGTGATGAGCTTCCTCTAATGCAGATGATATGGTCTTGCAATGATCTTGCTCCTTTGCTCTGATTTTCTCCACAACCAGACCTGAAGGAAATCTTGCTGATGAGCTCTTCCTCTCCTCCAGAACCTGTAGCTGTTTCATCAAGGCACTGTGCTTAGAAACTTAAAACATCAGAGGGTAAGAGAATTTGCTATGACCTTCTATCAGCTCTACAAGTTCAATCTCTTTCCATTAATGATCAGAAGGGCAAAAAAAAACGGAGACAATATCTATTGCTGTTACCAAATGGTCGAGGCGGTCTAGTCTTTGGAGCACGGATAAAGCTGGGGCAGGactcttctctcctttttcctcctccatgAATTTTGTTTGCAGACTATTTTCAGATTCTTTGCAAGTAAGTTGTTCCGATGCTCGAGCCCCCATTCCCTTCTATACATCTGCTTGAAATTATGTATTCCAATGAAGTCACCAACTGCAGGTCCAAGCACTCACCAGCCACAAACTTTTAGCTCACGGCTGACAGTGAGAGTCGTGGAGGTATGGACAATTTTGTATATAGAAATGTAGACTTTGAGGCAGCTTTTATTGAGTTTCTTGTTGCAGAGAAATTAAATGATAACCACCTTGCCATGCTTTCTTGGAACCATTTACACAAGTTCCTGTTATGAGTTCGTGTTTCCCTGTCATATCCCATCCAGAAAGTTTTAGTGATTATAATATTACAAGCGTCTTCATTCAATCGAACCGTTTGTCTCTTCTGTGTAGATAGTGCAGATGAGTACAAGACGTAATTCGGCTTTATTCTATTATAATCCCAAACTTCAAGAACAACTGCTTGAGCGATTTTGTTTTGTCATGCAATCAAACTAGACTGATATTTTGTCTAGCTGTCTCTcattcttcatattaaaaattgccatcaGCCTCTCAAGAGatacaagtaaaaaaaagtacaatttttgcttttctgttAAATGTGAAGCCATACGGTTAAACCTGGAAAATATGCAAATTGAATCACGAATGAGTCATTTTGGTTCCATAAAGGTTCATCAGATACATCTGAAAAGGTTCATCAGATACATCTGAAACTCTCACCCTGGATTATTGGACTGGCTAGTCCTAGGGACGGGGAgctaaatgataaattttttctATAATACTATAAACCCGCTTCAAGTTTCTTGAACAATACCATCAGGTATGCCTGAAATTCTATAACGATAGAATGAAATTTGCACATAAATCATCATTTACAATTTAACATTCTGTACCTCGCAAAACTGACTGCAAGAAACACGGCCTTTAGACCTTATCTAGACACAACCATATTCCATGGAGAATCATCAGTCTACCCTGACATTTATGCAAGGCACTTGACTCTACAAAAAGCCATCCCTCCTGTCTTGCTCCTCAGCTTCCTTGTTCGCAACTTGAACTGATTTGAACCATAGAAACGCCTGTATTCGGGCAGAACTTATTAGCTGAATATTTCCGCCACATGGCAAGAATCCACAACTCATTGGAACTTTGAAACTTACCGAGGTGGGGATGCCAGTGAATGCAAAGAAGCCGAGCAATGGGGCATAAAAGATGCTGTCCGAATTCAAAACTCCAAAAACAGGCCTCTGATTGACGTACTCGAATATAGACCCTACCTGCAATTggatttcataaagattatCAGCCAATTCTTTCTGTATTGAACAGAGCAAGGAAAGCAAAAGAAGCTTACTGCAGCAATTGCCGTTACAGCAGAGGCCAATAAGTAAACAAAGAAGGGCACTTCAAAGCTCTGTTGAGACGCATTCTGTGCTCCTTCATTCCGAGCCCATGGAGGAGGCTCATCCGCATCTGGTTTAGCCCAAGATGGAAGAGTCTCTTCGGACTTGCTCGACTCTGTAGAACCTTCCGTGACAGCAAATACTCGGGTTAACTTCTTCTCTTGATAATCATGTTGGACTTGGTATCT of the Eucalyptus grandis isolate ANBG69807.140 chromosome 10, ASM1654582v1, whole genome shotgun sequence genome contains:
- the LOC104422871 gene encoding uncharacterized protein LOC104422871 isoform X2, with amino-acid sequence MGARASEQLTCKESENSLQTKFMEEEKGEKSPAPALSVLQRLDRLDHLVLEERKSSSARFPSGLVVEKIRAKEQDHCKTISSALEEAHHKGTLMDRVAMLEDRVLQLSLEIGVGNVSKSSYSVVQTTAENVNQHTPELAVVATESVDSKEHGRENPHPFSTQEKDCADAEACVEKTKTAGSHKGKRRSMLRRSKWLCVVV
- the LOC104422871 gene encoding uncharacterized protein LOC104422871 isoform X1 — its product is MGARASEQLTCKESENSLQTKFMEEEKGEKSPAPALSVLQRLDRLDHLLQVLEERKSSSARFPSGLVVEKIRAKEQDHCKTISSALEEAHHKGTLMDRVAMLEDRVLQLSLEIGVGNVSKSSYSVVQTTAENVNQHTPELAVVATESVDSKEHGRENPHPFSTQEKDCADAEACVEKTKTAGSHKGKRRSMLRRSKWLCVVV
- the LOC104422872 gene encoding uncharacterized protein LOC104422872, which encodes MTVTVVSSCNPCLVRHPGRQNQWYAKTFLGAGQNIQNLIFTTRYQVQHDYQEKKLTRVFAVTEGSTESSKSEETLPSWAKPDADEPPPWARNEGAQNASQQSFEVPFFVYLLASAVTAIAAVGSIFEYVNQRPVFGVLNSDSIFYAPLLGFFAFTGIPTSAFLWFKSVQVANKEAEEQDRRDGFL